One genomic segment of Caldimonas brevitalea includes these proteins:
- a CDS encoding MaoC family dehydratase, which produces MTAAATPVYFWEDFAPGSVREFGGLKVDKEAVLRFASEFDPQPFHLDEEAAKQSLFGGLAASGWHTCAMVMRMMCDNYLLKAASLGSPGIEKLQWLKPVYPGDVLRVRMTVLEARPMNSKPHVGLVRSQWEALATRADGNEEVVLRMEGWGMFRRREVSEAAA; this is translated from the coding sequence ATGACTGCTGCTGCTACGCCCGTCTATTTCTGGGAAGACTTTGCGCCCGGCTCGGTTCGCGAGTTCGGCGGCCTGAAGGTCGACAAGGAAGCGGTGCTCCGCTTCGCCAGCGAGTTCGACCCGCAGCCTTTTCACCTCGATGAAGAGGCCGCCAAGCAGTCCTTGTTCGGCGGCCTGGCCGCCAGCGGATGGCACACCTGCGCGATGGTGATGCGGATGATGTGCGACAACTATCTGCTCAAGGCGGCCAGCCTCGGCTCACCCGGCATCGAGAAGCTGCAGTGGCTCAAGCCGGTTTACCCCGGCGACGTGCTGCGGGTGCGCATGACCGTGCTCGAGGCCCGGCCGATGAACAGCAAGCCCCATGTCGGCCTGGTGCGCAGCCAGTGGGAGGCGCTGGCGACGCGGGCCGACGGCAACGAGGAGGTGGTGTTGCGCATGGAGGGCTGGGGCATGTTCCGCCGCCGTGAGGTCAGCGAAGCCGCCGCCTGA
- a CDS encoding SDR family oxidoreductase gives MKPKLKPLNQQTIVITGATSGIGLATALMAAQRGANVLLVARDEQALAEANRQIVAEGGRAMYVVADVGRREDLQLVADTAIENFGGFDTWVNNAGVSIWGKLEDVRDRDGQRLFETNFWGVVYGSLIAAAHLREKGGAIINLGSMASDRAVPLQGLYSASKHAVKGFTDSLRVELEDDRAPVSVTLIKPASIATPFTDHAKNYTEFEPKLAPPVYTPEMVAEAILHAAQHPKRDVFVGSASKMMGSMSPHAPRLLDWISRKVLINAQLRDEPAQRQGSNLYEPNGGGQVRGRHPGQLTRPSLYTQAVLHPKSTAVVALAAVAALALWGRGPAARLRRS, from the coding sequence ATGAAGCCCAAGCTGAAACCTCTGAACCAACAAACCATCGTCATCACCGGCGCCACCAGTGGCATCGGGCTGGCCACCGCCTTGATGGCGGCGCAGCGCGGTGCCAACGTGCTGCTGGTGGCGCGCGACGAACAGGCGCTCGCCGAGGCCAACCGGCAGATCGTCGCCGAAGGCGGCCGCGCCATGTACGTGGTCGCCGACGTCGGGCGACGCGAAGACCTGCAGCTGGTGGCCGACACCGCGATCGAGAATTTCGGCGGTTTCGACACCTGGGTCAACAACGCGGGCGTGTCGATCTGGGGCAAGCTCGAAGACGTGCGGGACCGCGACGGCCAACGTTTGTTCGAGACCAATTTCTGGGGTGTGGTGTACGGCTCGCTCATCGCCGCAGCCCATCTGCGCGAGAAAGGCGGCGCCATCATCAACCTGGGCAGCATGGCATCGGACCGCGCCGTGCCGCTGCAAGGCCTCTACAGCGCGAGCAAACACGCGGTCAAAGGTTTCACCGACAGTCTGCGGGTGGAGCTGGAAGACGACCGGGCACCGGTCTCGGTGACGCTCATCAAGCCGGCCTCGATCGCAACGCCTTTTACCGATCACGCCAAGAATTACACCGAGTTCGAGCCCAAGCTGGCGCCGCCGGTGTACACGCCCGAAATGGTGGCCGAGGCCATCCTGCACGCGGCGCAGCACCCGAAGCGCGACGTCTTCGTCGGCAGCGCCAGCAAGATGATGGGCAGCATGAGCCCGCATGCGCCGCGTCTGCTCGATTGGATCAGTCGCAAGGTCTTGATCAACGCCCAGTTGCGTGACGAACCGGCGCAACGCCAGGGCAGCAACCTTTATGAACCGAATGGCGGCGGCCAGGTGCGCGGGCGCCACCCCGGCCAGCTGACACGTCCCAGCCTCTACACCCAGGCCGTGCTGCATCCCAAGAGCACCGCGGTGGTCGCGCTGGCGGCGGTCGCGGCCTTGGCGCTGTGGGGCCGGGGTCCGGCAGCGCGCTTGCGCCGCTCCTGA
- a CDS encoding Bug family tripartite tricarboxylate transporter substrate binding protein, with the protein MQRRQMLKVLGASAVSLGAAGGSRAQTFPSQPIKLIIAFPAGGPTDITMRVLAENAGKILGQTVVVENRPGAGGTLPATALQNAQPDGYTIGQTPLGVFRLPYTTKINWDPVKDLTYLLCVTGYSFGIVVPAESPLQSWTHFVAWAKANPGRLTYGSTGQLTSPHLTMEDIARRVGIKLNHVPYRGSAQLMPALLGGEIMAAADSTGFAPHVQAGKLKVLNTWGAKRLPTFPNVPTLKELGIDIVQTSPYGLAAPKGMNPKLVKTLHDAFKKAMEMPNHKEALAKFDQELIYMSSAQYSKFAEETFKKEKAIIESLGLAKAT; encoded by the coding sequence ATGCAACGTCGACAAATGCTCAAGGTGCTGGGCGCTTCCGCGGTCTCGCTCGGCGCCGCGGGCGGCTCGCGGGCGCAGACCTTCCCGTCCCAGCCCATCAAGCTGATCATCGCCTTCCCGGCCGGTGGCCCGACCGACATCACGATGCGCGTGCTGGCCGAGAACGCCGGCAAGATCCTGGGCCAGACCGTGGTGGTCGAGAACCGTCCCGGCGCCGGCGGCACGCTGCCGGCGACTGCGCTGCAGAACGCCCAGCCCGATGGCTACACCATCGGCCAGACGCCGCTGGGGGTGTTCCGCCTGCCCTACACCACCAAGATCAACTGGGACCCGGTCAAGGACCTGACCTATCTGCTGTGCGTCACCGGCTATTCGTTCGGCATCGTCGTGCCGGCCGAGTCGCCGCTGCAGTCGTGGACCCACTTCGTCGCCTGGGCCAAGGCCAACCCCGGCCGCCTCACCTACGGCTCGACCGGCCAGCTGACCAGCCCGCACCTGACGATGGAAGACATCGCCCGCCGTGTCGGCATCAAGCTCAACCACGTGCCGTATCGCGGCAGCGCGCAGCTGATGCCGGCCCTGCTCGGTGGCGAGATCATGGCCGCAGCCGACTCCACCGGCTTCGCGCCGCACGTCCAGGCGGGCAAGCTCAAGGTGCTCAACACCTGGGGCGCCAAGCGTTTGCCGACCTTCCCGAACGTGCCGACGTTGAAGGAGCTGGGCATCGACATCGTGCAGACCTCGCCTTATGGCCTGGCCGCGCCCAAGGGCATGAACCCCAAGCTGGTGAAGACGCTGCACGACGCCTTCAAGAAGGCCATGGAGATGCCCAACCACAAGGAAGCGTTGGCGAAGTTCGACCAGGAACTGATCTACATGAGCTCGGCGCAATACAGCAAGTTCGCCGAAGAGACCTTCAAGAAGGAAAAGGCGATCATCGAGTCGCTGGGGCTGGCCAAGGCCACCTGA
- a CDS encoding Bug family tripartite tricarboxylate transporter substrate binding protein, which yields MQIRRRRHWLQASLCGMASLLAPGFGWSQTAAWPAKPIRLVVPFAPGGTTDLLARALAPELSKSLGQPVVVENKPGAGGNLGAADVARAPNDGHTLLMGTVGTHGINQSLYPKLPYDPIKDFAPVTLVAGVPNVLVINPAKAQAYKINGVPDLIRYARAHPGKLNMASSGNGTSIHLSGELFKSMTGTYMLHFPYRGSGPALMDLIGGNVDVMFDNLPSALPHIKAGKLKALAVTSGKRSEVLPDVPTVEEAGPVKGYEASSWFGLLVPAGTPAEVVQRLHQETAKALASPALKERLLAQGAIPSGIGPAEFAKLIGSETRKWAEVVKVSGAKVD from the coding sequence ATGCAGATCCGACGCAGACGCCACTGGTTGCAGGCCAGCTTGTGCGGTATGGCCAGCCTGCTCGCGCCCGGCTTCGGTTGGAGCCAGACCGCCGCATGGCCCGCCAAACCGATCCGCCTCGTCGTGCCCTTTGCGCCCGGCGGCACCACCGACTTGCTGGCACGAGCGCTCGCGCCCGAGCTGAGCAAGTCGCTCGGGCAACCGGTGGTGGTCGAGAACAAGCCCGGCGCCGGCGGCAACCTCGGTGCCGCTGATGTGGCCCGGGCGCCGAACGACGGGCATACCTTGTTGATGGGCACGGTGGGCACCCACGGCATCAACCAGTCGCTCTACCCCAAGCTGCCCTACGACCCGATCAAGGACTTCGCACCGGTGACGCTGGTGGCCGGCGTGCCCAACGTGCTGGTGATCAACCCGGCCAAGGCACAGGCCTACAAGATCAACGGCGTGCCCGACTTGATCCGCTACGCGCGCGCCCACCCGGGCAAGCTCAACATGGCCTCGAGCGGCAACGGCACCTCGATCCACCTGTCGGGCGAGTTGTTCAAGTCGATGACCGGGACCTATATGCTGCACTTCCCGTATCGCGGCTCGGGCCCGGCCTTGATGGATCTGATCGGCGGCAATGTCGACGTGATGTTCGACAACCTGCCCTCGGCCTTGCCGCATATCAAGGCCGGCAAGCTCAAGGCACTGGCGGTGACCAGCGGCAAACGTTCGGAGGTGCTGCCCGACGTGCCGACGGTCGAGGAAGCCGGCCCGGTGAAAGGATATGAAGCCAGCTCCTGGTTCGGGCTGCTGGTGCCGGCCGGCACGCCCGCCGAGGTGGTGCAGCGGCTGCACCAGGAGACCGCAAAGGCGCTCGCTTCGCCAGCCCTCAAGGAGCGGTTGCTCGCACAAGGCGCGATCCCGAGCGGCATCGGGCCGGCCGAGTTCGCCAAGCTGATCGGCAGCGAAACCCGCAAGTGGGCCGAGGTGGTGAAGGTGTCGGGCGCCAAGGTCGATTGA
- a CDS encoding GNAT family N-acetyltransferase → MTAPLQAAPIRPYRSGDLASLYEICLRTGWHGEDATAHHADPRLLGDVYAAPYAALEPALVFVAEDASGVVGYVLGTADSVRYAQACERHWWPALRRRHALPDPDDERGDAALVRVIHQGLPTDLPFLADHPAHLHIDLLPRGQGQGLGRALMTRFMQALRERGVPGVHLGVSAHNPRAIAFYERYGFSTLETHPWGRWMGLRLAG, encoded by the coding sequence ATGACCGCACCCTTGCAGGCCGCGCCGATCCGGCCCTACCGATCGGGCGACCTCGCCTCGCTGTATGAAATCTGCCTGCGCACCGGCTGGCATGGCGAGGACGCGACCGCCCATCATGCCGACCCGCGCTTGCTCGGAGACGTCTACGCGGCGCCCTATGCCGCACTGGAGCCTGCGCTGGTGTTCGTCGCCGAGGACGCGTCCGGCGTGGTGGGCTACGTGCTGGGCACGGCCGACAGCGTGCGTTATGCCCAGGCTTGTGAACGGCACTGGTGGCCGGCCCTGAGACGCCGGCATGCGCTCCCCGACCCCGACGATGAGCGAGGCGACGCCGCCCTGGTGCGCGTGATCCACCAGGGCTTGCCGACCGACCTGCCGTTTCTGGCCGATCACCCTGCGCATCTGCACATCGACTTGTTGCCCCGCGGCCAGGGGCAGGGGCTGGGGCGGGCACTGATGACACGGTTCATGCAGGCGCTGCGCGAGCGAGGCGTGCCGGGCGTGCACCTGGGGGTGTCGGCCCACAACCCGCGCGCGATCGCCTTCTATGAACGTTATGGGTTCAGCACCCTCGAGACCCATCCCTGGGGCCGCTGGATGGGGCTGCGGCTGGCCGGCTGA
- a CDS encoding YbaY family lipoprotein, producing the protein MSRSRRAASRWMAGAALASAAVMAAPLTPPPSWRMSYRCDDGSRLVASFDHAGAPSRAWVSRLDQRWELPSLDSAEGALFGDGRRRLRTRGNEAWLEEGDGPSLTCRGEAAPQRLMIDREAGVRLALPPSWLPDRYVVLAVRGEEAAVLQPGAESVYVVEYQPQAAGLRSAPLLVLAVLPRRAGSDGRTAAVPRQAPLAATEERLYFGRLPGEQPYPPGSPDAQTLEVMRAALERTPHGLRDWFSLLGEPEGPQGRLSVALGLPAGARWRQGDEVEVQLLDLTQSETASVPQRLGRARATATSAAWPPRLLLPFESERIETGRPYALTARVLRNGRLVYAGESTRIPLARPAAKVALTLVSVRGDAGPTESGWLYCSGVDKRGPWRLQIGDLSSRLAWPGQRGATPAARGQWHRLDAEQPPVAVWRGGGDRDGPVVAMVREDSCADRAADLLPSTHRAWVSLPAGRVLQGCCR; encoded by the coding sequence ATGTCCCGATCCCGACGCGCTGCCAGCCGGTGGATGGCGGGCGCTGCTTTGGCGAGCGCTGCCGTGATGGCCGCCCCGTTGACGCCGCCTCCCTCGTGGCGCATGAGTTATCGCTGCGACGATGGCTCGCGTCTGGTGGCCAGCTTCGACCATGCCGGCGCACCTTCCCGTGCCTGGGTCAGCCGGCTCGATCAACGCTGGGAACTGCCGAGTCTCGACAGCGCGGAAGGCGCGCTGTTTGGCGACGGCCGGCGGCGCCTGCGCACCCGCGGCAACGAGGCCTGGCTCGAAGAGGGCGACGGGCCGTCGTTGACCTGTCGCGGCGAGGCCGCACCGCAGCGCTTGATGATCGACCGCGAGGCCGGCGTGCGTCTCGCTTTGCCGCCCAGTTGGCTGCCGGACCGTTACGTCGTGTTGGCGGTGCGGGGTGAAGAGGCTGCGGTGCTGCAGCCGGGGGCCGAGTCGGTCTATGTCGTCGAATACCAGCCCCAGGCCGCCGGGCTCAGGTCGGCACCGCTGCTGGTCCTGGCCGTGCTGCCCCGGCGTGCCGGGTCTGACGGGCGGACGGCAGCGGTGCCACGCCAGGCGCCACTCGCCGCGACGGAAGAACGGCTGTACTTCGGGCGGCTGCCGGGCGAGCAGCCCTATCCGCCCGGCTCGCCGGACGCTCAGACACTCGAAGTGATGCGCGCGGCACTCGAGCGTACGCCGCACGGCCTGCGTGACTGGTTCTCCTTGCTGGGTGAGCCCGAGGGCCCGCAGGGACGCCTGTCGGTGGCGCTCGGCCTGCCGGCCGGTGCCCGCTGGCGCCAGGGCGACGAGGTCGAGGTGCAGTTGCTCGACCTGACGCAGAGCGAAACCGCCTCCGTGCCACAACGCCTGGGCCGCGCGCGGGCCACGGCGACGTCGGCGGCATGGCCGCCCCGGCTGCTGCTGCCGTTCGAGAGCGAGCGGATCGAAACGGGTCGGCCCTATGCGCTGACAGCGCGCGTGCTGCGCAACGGCCGGCTGGTGTATGCCGGCGAATCGACGCGCATTCCGCTGGCGCGGCCCGCTGCCAAGGTGGCGCTCACGCTCGTGTCCGTGCGGGGGGATGCCGGGCCGACCGAGTCCGGCTGGCTGTATTGCAGCGGGGTCGACAAGCGCGGGCCGTGGCGGCTGCAGATCGGCGATCTGAGCAGCCGGTTGGCCTGGCCGGGGCAGCGCGGCGCGACGCCTGCGGCGCGGGGGCAGTGGCACCGCCTCGACGCCGAGCAGCCGCCCGTGGCGGTGTGGCGCGGTGGCGGCGACCGGGACGGTCCGGTGGTCGCGATGGTGCGTGAGGACAGCTGCGCCGACCGTGCCGCCGATCTGCTGCCGTCGACCCACCGCGCGTGGGTCTCGCTGCCGGCGGGCCGTGTCCTGCAGGGCTGCTGCCGCTGA
- a CDS encoding hemerythrin domain-containing protein, which yields MDAIDLLTRQHRELESRMKAWTEADDTEAQRRLFAEVADHLTVHVASEEQVFYPAVKAQRTEDILLESLEEHLSLKRLLADLMALQPDDQTFEPKFKVLKEQTEHHHKEEEENLFPKVKQLLDAPRRATLGEEMLALQMRLRREGRPREAVPEQTDKAAPLA from the coding sequence ATGGACGCCATCGACCTGCTCACCCGCCAGCACCGAGAACTCGAGTCGCGCATGAAGGCCTGGACCGAGGCCGACGACACCGAAGCGCAACGTCGGCTGTTCGCCGAAGTGGCCGATCACCTGACGGTGCACGTCGCCTCGGAGGAGCAGGTTTTCTACCCGGCCGTGAAGGCGCAACGCACCGAAGACATCCTGCTGGAGTCGCTCGAAGAACATCTCTCGCTCAAGCGTCTGCTCGCCGACCTGATGGCGCTGCAGCCCGACGACCAAACCTTCGAGCCGAAGTTCAAGGTGCTGAAGGAGCAGACCGAACACCACCACAAGGAAGAGGAAGAGAACCTGTTCCCCAAGGTGAAGCAGCTGCTCGACGCACCGCGCCGGGCGACGCTCGGCGAGGAGATGCTCGCACTGCAGATGCGACTGCGCCGCGAAGGTCGCCCGCGCGAGGCGGTGCCCGAGCAGACCGACAAGGCCGCCCCGCTGGCATGA
- a CDS encoding alkene reductase, with protein MPTLFDPIRLGELQLANRLVMAPLTRNRAGAGQTVTPLTVEYYRQRANPSTGAGLIVTEASQVTPMGQGYIDTPGIHTPEQVAAWKRVTDAVHAEGGKIVIQLWHVGRISHVSLLPGGQAPVAPSAIAAKAKTFTRNGFEPVSTPRALALEELPGIVADYRRAARLALEAGFDGVEVHGANGYLLDQFLRDGSNHRTDAYGGSIENRARLLLEVVQAVTAEIGAGRTGLRLSPVTPSNDAYDSHPQPLFNHVVERLAAFKLMYLHIIEGQTGGARDLGDKGIRFDYEALRQRYDGPWMVNNGYDRQMALDAVASGRADLVAIGRPFISNPDLGRRLRDNVSLTPVDNATLYGGGAEGYTDYPTLENATA; from the coding sequence ATGCCGACCCTGTTCGACCCGATCCGCCTCGGCGAGCTGCAACTCGCCAACCGCCTCGTGATGGCCCCGTTGACCCGCAACCGGGCGGGCGCGGGCCAGACCGTCACCCCGTTGACGGTCGAGTACTACCGACAGCGTGCCAACCCGTCCACCGGGGCGGGCCTGATCGTCACCGAGGCGAGCCAGGTCACGCCGATGGGTCAGGGTTATATCGACACGCCGGGGATCCACACGCCCGAGCAGGTGGCGGCGTGGAAGCGCGTCACCGACGCGGTCCATGCGGAAGGCGGCAAGATCGTCATCCAGCTGTGGCATGTGGGCCGCATCTCGCACGTGTCGCTGTTGCCCGGCGGTCAGGCGCCGGTCGCGCCTTCGGCCATCGCCGCCAAGGCCAAGACCTTCACCCGCAATGGTTTCGAGCCGGTCTCGACCCCGCGCGCGCTGGCCCTCGAAGAACTGCCCGGCATCGTTGCCGACTACCGCCGCGCCGCCCGGCTGGCGCTCGAGGCAGGCTTCGACGGTGTCGAAGTGCACGGTGCCAACGGCTATTTGCTCGACCAGTTCCTGCGCGACGGCAGCAACCACCGCACCGACGCGTATGGCGGCTCGATCGAAAACCGCGCCCGGCTGCTGCTCGAGGTGGTGCAGGCGGTCACAGCGGAGATCGGCGCCGGCCGCACCGGGCTGCGTTTGTCGCCGGTGACGCCGTCCAACGACGCCTACGACAGCCACCCGCAGCCCCTCTTCAACCACGTGGTCGAACGGCTGGCGGCCTTCAAGCTGATGTATTTGCACATCATCGAAGGCCAGACCGGCGGGGCGCGCGACCTCGGCGACAAGGGCATCAGGTTCGACTACGAGGCCCTGCGCCAGCGCTACGACGGCCCGTGGATGGTCAACAACGGTTATGACCGGCAGATGGCGCTCGATGCCGTCGCGAGCGGACGTGCCGACCTGGTCGCGATCGGCCGCCCGTTCATCAGCAACCCCGACCTCGGGCGCCGGCTGCGCGACAACGTCAGCTTGACCCCGGTCGACAACGCCACGCTGTACGGCGGTGGCGCCGAGGGCTACACCGACTATCCGACGCTCGAGAACGCGACGGCGTGA
- a CDS encoding HDOD domain-containing protein → MPVDPTLRSLNIDLPAQPQVLMQLSLLLAEEQVDFKAMGSLIEGDMALAAAVLKALNSPLYGLRQPVRTVQQAIQYLGTSEVAAITFEMGLRSVFPASPELDALWFRANRRGMLMALMARRLGMQSFAAHSAGLFEECGKAVMFKHAPEQYGAMLKNAPSDDLLVLQEMQTYGVSHDALGAALCETWMLTPAAITCVRYHVVVQSGGEWPDKPGARPLCALSAVAHYLLRAPEAVDAAVRAAATLGELDEARLMEAAHDAHAVMRAA, encoded by the coding sequence ATGCCCGTCGATCCCACCCTCCGTTCGCTCAACATCGACCTGCCCGCCCAGCCCCAGGTGCTGATGCAGCTGTCGCTGCTGCTCGCAGAGGAGCAGGTCGACTTCAAGGCCATGGGCAGCCTGATCGAGGGCGACATGGCACTGGCCGCAGCGGTGCTGAAGGCGCTCAACTCGCCGCTCTACGGCCTGCGCCAGCCGGTGCGCACGGTGCAGCAGGCGATCCAGTACCTGGGCACCAGCGAGGTCGCCGCCATCACCTTCGAGATGGGCTTGCGTTCGGTGTTTCCGGCCTCGCCCGAGCTGGACGCGCTGTGGTTCCGCGCCAACCGCCGCGGCATGCTGATGGCCCTGATGGCGCGCCGCCTGGGCATGCAGAGTTTTGCCGCCCACTCCGCCGGCCTGTTTGAAGAATGCGGCAAGGCGGTGATGTTCAAGCATGCGCCCGAGCAATACGGCGCGATGCTGAAAAACGCACCCAGCGATGACCTGTTGGTGTTGCAGGAAATGCAAACCTACGGCGTCAGCCATGACGCCCTCGGCGCCGCCTTGTGCGAGACCTGGATGCTGACCCCCGCGGCCATCACCTGCGTGCGCTACCACGTGGTGGTGCAGTCTGGCGGTGAATGGCCCGACAAGCCGGGCGCCCGCCCGCTGTGCGCGTTGTCGGCGGTCGCACATTACTTGCTGCGTGCTCCTGAGGCGGTCGATGCTGCAGTGCGGGCCGCCGCGACCCTGGGCGAGCTGGATGAAGCACGGTTGATGGAGGCTGCGCACGACGCTCATGCGGTGATGCGTGCTGCCTGA